Proteins co-encoded in one Anabas testudineus chromosome 8, fAnaTes1.2, whole genome shotgun sequence genomic window:
- the LOC113154160 gene encoding myosin-9-like isoform X2 has protein sequence MSDADKFLYVDRNLVNNPLAQADWASKKLVWVPSERLGFEAGSVKEERGDECTVELADSGKKIKVNKDDIQKMNPPKFSKVEDMAELTCLNEASVLHNLKERYYSGLIYTYSGLFCVVINPYKNLPIYSEEIVDMYKGKKRHEMPPHIYAITDTAYRSMMQDREDQSILCTGESGAGKTENTKKVIQYLAHVASSHKTKKDQGELEKQLLQANPILEAFGNAKTVKNDNSSRFGKFIRINFDVNGYIVGANIETYLLEKSRAIRQAKEERTFHVFYYLLTGAGDKLRNELLLENYNNYRFLSNGNVTIPGQQDKDLFVETMEAMKIMSIPEDEQIGMLKVVASVLQLGNISFKKERHTDQASMPDNTAAQKVCHLMGMNVTDFTRAILSPRIKVGRDYVQKAQTQEQAEFAVEALAKATYERMFRWLVMRINKALDKTKRQGASFIGILDIAGFEIFELNSFEQLCINYTNEKLQQLFNHTMFILEQEEYQREGIEWSFIDFGLDLQPCIDLIEKPASPPGILALLDEECWFPKATDKSFVEKVLQEQGTHPKFFKPKKLKDEADFCIIHYAGKVDYKADEWLMKNMDPLNDNVASLLNQSTDKFVCELWKDVDHIVGLDKVSGMSEMPGAFKTRKGMFRTVGQLYKEQLSRLMATLRNTNPNFVRCIIPNHEKKAGKLDPHLVLDQLRCNGVLEGIRICRQGFPNRIVFQEFRQRYEILTPNAIPKGFMDGKQACVLMIKSLELDPNLYRMGQSKVFFRAGVLAHLEEERDMKITDIIISFQAWCRGYVARKAFAKRQQQLTAMKVIQRNCAAYLKLRNWQWWRLFTKVKPLLQVSRQEEEMQAKDEELNKVKEKHVQAEQQLREMEGKHQQLNAEKMALQEQLQAETELCAEAEEMRARLAAKKQELEEILHDLEARVEEEEERASQLATEKKKMQQNITDLEQQLDEEEAARQKLQLEKVTMEAKLKKIEEDVMVLDDQNNKLNKEKKLMEERISEFTTNLAEEEEKSKSLQKLKTKHEAMITDLEDRLRREEKQRQELEKNRRKLEGDFTEIHDQIAELQAQIAELRAQLAKKEEELQAALARIEEEAAQKNLAQKKIREMEAQLSELQEDLELERQARTKAEKHRRDLGEELEALKTELEDTLDSTAAQQELRTKRETEVAQLKKTLDEEAKVHEHQLAEMRQKHSQAFDELNEQLEQAKRNKVSMEKAKQALESERNELAIEMQTLMQGKGESEHRRKKAEAQVQELQLKHSESERQRMELAEKLTKVQAELDNVNSVLSEVEGKSIKAAKDCSAVESQLQDVQELLQEETRQKLSLNTRLRQLEDEQNNLKEQLEEEEEAKRNVEKQLQLAQAQLTELKKKVEQDSGCLDSAEEAKKKLQRDLEGVNQRLEEKCAAFEKLDKTKTRLQQELDDLLVDQDHLRQIVSNLEKKQKKFDQMLAEEKNISARYAEERDRAEAEAREKETRALALTRELEALMEVKEEQDRSSKLLRAEMEDLVSSKDDVGKNVHELEKAKRAMEQQLEEMKTQLEELEDELQATEDAKLRLEVNMQAMKAQYERDLAGRDEMGEEKKRALVKQVREMEMELEDERKQRSAAVAARKKLELDLKELEGGIDLANKNREEALKQLKKLQAQMKDLVRELEDTRLSRDEILTQSKEAEKKLKTMEADMLQMQEELAAAERVKRQAQQERDELQDEINNQASKNAQVAEERRRLEARIAQLEEELEEEQCNTELTNDRLKKAMLQSDQMNVELTAERSTTQRVEGARSQLERQNKELKLKLQELEGTVKSKYKANMAALEAKIAQLEEQLDLETRERQAATKLVRRTEKKLKEVILQVDDERRNTEQYKDQADKLNTRMKQLKRQLEEAEEEAQRANANRRKLQRELEDATESADAMNREVTSLKNKLRRGDLPFNVRRAIPRGVSGVESDEDGEAKSETPEPKPE, from the exons ATCGTGAAGACCAGTCCATTCTTTGCAC AGGAGAGTCCGGTGCTGGAAAGACGGAGAACACCAAGAAGGTCATCCAGTACCTGGCTCACGTGGCCTCCTCTCACAAGACCAAGAAAGATCAG GGGGAGCtggagaagcagctgctgcaggctAACCCCATCCTGGAAGCCTTCGGAAACGCCAAGACGGTCAAAAACGACAACTCCTCCAGATTC GGAAAATTCATCAGGATCAACTTTGACGTCAACGGTTACATCGTCGGCGCCAACATTGAAACCT ACTTGCTGGAGAAATCCCGAGCCATTCGTCAGGCCAAAGAAGAGAGGACCTTTCACGTCTTCTACTACCTGCTCACAGGAGCTGGAGACAAACTGCGCA ATGAACTCCTCCTTgaaaactacaacaactaccGTTTCCTTTCCAACGGGAACGTTACAATTCCTGGGCAGCAGGACAAGGATCTGTTTGTAGAGACCATGGAGGCCATGAAGATCATGAGTATCCCAGAGGACGAGCAGATCG GCATGCTGAAGGTGGTGGCTTCTGTGCTGCAGCTCGGGAACATTAGCTTCAAGAAGGAGCGCCACACAGACCAGGCCTCCATGCCTGACAACACAG CTGCCCAGAAGGTGTGCCACCTCATGGGCATGAACGTCACAGACTTCACCAGAGCCATCCTGTCACCCAGGATCAAGGTGGGCAGAGACTATGTGCAGAAGGCCCAGACCCAGGAGCAAGCCGAGTTTGCCGTGGAAGCCTTGGCCAAGGCCACGTATGAGAGGATGTTCCGCTGGCTCGTCATGAGGATCAACAAAGCTCTGGACAAGACCAAGAGACAGGGAGCCTCCTTCATCGGCATCCTGGACATCGCTGGCTTTGAGATCTTTGAG CTCAACTCCTTCGAGCAGCTGTGCATCAACTACACCaatgagaagctgcagcagctcttcaaCCACACCATGTTCATCCTGGAGCAGGAGGAGTACCAGAGGGAGGGCATCGAGTGGAGCTTCATCGACTTCGGCCTTGACCTGCAGCCCTGCATCGACCTCATCGAGAAGCCG GCCAGCCCCCCTGGTATTCTGGCCCTGCTGGATGAGGAGTGCTGGTTTCCCAAAGCCACAGACAAGAGCTTTGTGGAGAAGGTGCTGCAGGAGCAGGGGACACACCCCAAGTTCTTCAAGCCCAAGAAACTGAAGGATGAGGCAGACTTCTGCATCATCCACTACGCTGGAAAG GTGGACTACAAGGCTGACGAGTGGCTGATGAAGAACATGGACCCCTTGAATGACAACGTGGCTTCACTGCTCAATCAGTCCACTGACAAGTTTGTCTGTGAGCTCTGGAAGGACG TTGACCACATCGTGGGTCTGGATAAAGTGTCTGGCATGTCCGAGATGCCCGGTGCCTTTAAGACGCGTAAGGGCATGTTCCGCACGGTGGGCCAGCTCTACAAGGAGCAGCTGTCCAGGCTCATGGCCACTTTGAGGAACACCAACCCCAACTTTGTCCGCTGTATCATCCCTAACCACGAGAAAAAG GCTGGAAAACTGGACCCCCACCTGGTTCTGGACCAGCTGAGGTGCAATGGTGTCCTGGAGGGGATCCGTATCTGCAGACAAGGTTTCCCCAATCGTATCGTCTTCCAGGAGTTCAGACAGAg GTATGAAATCCTCACTCCGAACGCCATCCCCAAGGGCTTCATGGATGGGAAACAGGCCTGTGTGCTGATG ATCAAAAGCCTGGAGCTGGATCCAAACCTGTACCGCATGGGCCAGAGCAAAGTCTTCTTCAGAGCGGGAGTCCTCGCTCACCTCGAGGAGGAGAGGGACATGAAGATCAcagacatcatcatcagtttCCAGGCGTGGTGCAGAGGCTACGTGGCCCGCAA AGCTTTTGCcaaaaggcagcagcagctcactgcAATGAAGGTCATCCAGAGGAACTGTGCCGCTTACCTTAAACTCAGGAACTGGCAGTGGTGGAGACTCTTCACTAAG GTGAAACCTCTGCTGCAGGTCAgcaggcaggaggaggagatgcaGGCCAAGGATGAAGAGCTGAACAAGGTGAAGGAGAAACATGTGcaggcagagcagcagctgcgaGAGATGGAGGGCAAACATCAGCAG CTGAATGCTGAGAAAATGGCTCTGCAGGAGCAGCTCCAGGCAGAGACTGAACTCTGCGCTGAGGCTGAGGAGATGAGAGCCCGTCTGGCTGCCAAGaagcaggagctggaggagatcCTCCACGACCTGGAGGCccgggtggaggaggaggaagagcgaGCTTCTCAGCTGGCGACGGAGAAAAAGAAGATGCAGCAAAATATCACA gacctggagcagcagctggatgagGAAGAGGCAGCCAGACAGAAGCTCCAGCTGGAGAAAGTCACCATGGAGGCCAAGTTGAAGAAGATAGAAGAGGATGTGATGGTTCTCGATGACCAAAACAACAAGCTAAACAAG gagaagaagctgatggaggagaggaTCTCTGAGTTCACCACAAACctagcagaggaggaggagaaatcCAAGAGTCTGCAGAAACTCAAGACCAAACACGAGGCCATGATCACAGACCTGGAGG ACCGTCTGCGCAGAGAGGAAAAGCAGCGCCAGGAGCTGGAAAAGAACCGACGCAAACTTGAGGGCGACTTCACTGAGATACACGACCAGATCGCCGAGCTGCAGGCCCAGATCGCTGAGCTCCGCGCCCAACTAGCCAAGAAGGAGGAAGAACTCCAAGCAGCTTTGGCCAG GATCGAGGAGGAGGCAGCGCAGAAGAACCTGGCCCAGAAAAAGATCCGGGAGATGGAGGCGCAGCTCTCTGAACTGCAGGAGGATTTGGAGCTGGAGAGGCAGGCTCGCACCAAGGCAGAGAAACACCGCAGGGACCTTggagaggagctggaggccCTCAAGACCGAACTGGAGGACACTCTGGACTCCACAGCTGCTCAGCAAGAGCTCAG AACCAAGCGTGAGACAGAGGTGGCACAGCTTAAAAAGACTCTGGATGAAGAGGCCAAAGTCCACGAACACCAGCTGGCTGagatgagacagaaacacagccaGGCCTTCGACGAGCTCAATGAGCAGCTGGAGCAGGCTAAGAGG AACAAAGTGTCGATGGAGAAGGCCAAGCAGGCTCTGGAGTCGGAGAGGAACGAGCTGGCCATTGAGATGCAGACGCTGATGCAGGGTAAAGGAGAATCAGAGCATCGCAGGAAAAAGGCCGAAGCTCAGGTCCAGGAGCTGCAGCTCAAACACTCAGAGAGTGAACGCCAGAGGATGGAGCTGGCTGAGAAACTGACCAAAGTGCAG GCTGAGCTGGATAATGTCAACAGCGTGCTGAGCGAGGTCGAGGGCAAGTCCATCAAGGCAGCTAAAGACTGCTCTGCTGTGGAGTCGCAACTGCAGGATGTTCAG GAACTGCTCCAGGAGGAGACGAGACAGAAGCTGTCACTCAACACACGTCTTCGGCAGCTGGAGGACGAACAGAACAACCTGAAAGAAcagctggaggaagaagaagaggccAAGAGGAACGTGGAGAAGCAGCTTCAGCTGGCACAGGCTCAG CTCACTGAACTGAAGAAGAAGGTGGAGCAGGATTCCGGTTGTCTGGACTCTGCTGAGGAGGCAAAAAAGAAGCTTCAGAGGGACCTGGAGGGAGTGAATCAGCGTCTGGAGGAGAAGTGTGCTGCCTTTGAGAAGCTCGACAAGACAAAGACACGTCTCCAGCAAGAGCTGGACGACCTGCTGGTGGACCAGGACCACCTCCGGCAGATTGTCTCCAACCtggagaagaagcagaagaagttTGACCAG ATGCTGGCCGAGGAGAAGAACATCTCCGCCCGCTATGCAGAGGAACGTGACCGTGCTGAAGCTGAGGCTCGTGAGAAGGAGACCCGGGCTCTGGCTCTGACCCGTGAGTTGGAGGCTCTGATGGAGGTCAAAGAAGAACAGGATCGCAGCAGCAAACTGCTGAGGGCTGAAATGGAGGACCTGGTGTCCTCTAAGGATGATGTTGGAAAGAAT GTCCACGAACTGGAGAAGGCCAAACGTGCgatggagcagcagctggaggagatgaagactcagctggaggagctggaggacgaGCTGCAGGCTACAGAAGATGCCAAGCTGCGTCTGGAGGTCAACATGCAGGCCATGAAGGCGCAGTATGAGAGAGACCTGGCAGGACGTGATGAGATGGgcgaggagaagaagagggctCTGGTCAAACAG GTGcgggagatggagatggagctgGAGGATGAGAGGAAGCAGCGTTCTGCCGCCGTGGCCGCTCGCAAGAAGCTGGAGTTGGATCTGAAGGAGCTGGAAGGAGGCATTGACCTGGCCAACAAGAACCGCGAAGAGGCCctgaaacagctgaagaaaCTCCAA gCTCAGATGAAGGATCTTGTCCGGGAGCTGGAAGACACTCGTTTGTCCAGAGATGAGATCCTGACACAGAGCAAAGAGGCTGAGAAGAAGCTGAAGACCATGGAGGCAGACATGCTCCAGATGCAGGAG GAGTTGGCAGCTGCCGAGCGAGTGAAGCGACAGGCCcagcaggagagagatgaaCTGCAGGATGAGATTAACAACCAGGCCAGCAAGAA CGCTCAGGttgcagaggagaggaggcggCTGGAGGCTCGTATCgctcagctggaggaggagctggaggaggagcagtgCAACACGGAGCTGACCAACGACAGGCTGAAGAAAGCGATGCTGCAG TCCGACCAGATGAACGTGGAGCTGACGGCAGAGCGCAGCACCACCCAGCGTGTGGAGGGAGCTCGTTCTCAGCTGGAGCGACAGAACAAGGAGCTGAAACTGAagctgcaggagctggaggGAACCGTCAAGTCCAAGTACAAGGCCAACATGGCCGCCCTGGAGGCCAAGATCgctcagctggaggagcagctggacCTGGAGACCAG GGAGCGGCAGGCTGCCACCAAGCTTGTGAGACGCacagagaagaagctgaaaGAGGTCATCCTGCAGGTGGACGACGAGAGACGCAACACAGAGCAGTACAAAGACCAG GCCGACAAGTTGAACACTCGCATGAAGCAGCTCAAGCGTCAGCTGGAGGAGGCTGAGGAAGAGGCTCAGAGAGCCAACGCCAACCGGAGGAAGCTGCAGAGGGAGCTGGAGGACGCCACGGAGTCGGCAGACGCCATGAACCGTGAAGTGACCAGCCTCAAGAACAAACTCAG GCGTGGAGATCTCCCCTTCAATGTGCGCCGCGCCATACCCCGTGGCGTCAGTGGCGTCGAGAGCGACGAGGACGGCGAGGCTAAGAGCGAGACCCCCGAACCCAAACCTGAGTGA
- the LOC113154160 gene encoding myosin-9-like isoform X1, with protein sequence MSDADKFLYVDRNLVNNPLAQADWASKKLVWVPSERLGFEAGSVKEERGDECTVELADSGKKIKVNKDDIQKMNPPKFSKVEDMAELTCLNEASVLHNLKERYYSGLIYTYSGLFCVVINPYKNLPIYSEEIVDMYKGKKRHEMPPHIYAITDTAYRSMMQDREDQSILCTGESGAGKTENTKKVIQYLAHVASSHKTKKDQNSSILSHGELEKQLLQANPILEAFGNAKTVKNDNSSRFGKFIRINFDVNGYIVGANIETYLLEKSRAIRQAKEERTFHVFYYLLTGAGDKLRNELLLENYNNYRFLSNGNVTIPGQQDKDLFVETMEAMKIMSIPEDEQIGMLKVVASVLQLGNISFKKERHTDQASMPDNTAAQKVCHLMGMNVTDFTRAILSPRIKVGRDYVQKAQTQEQAEFAVEALAKATYERMFRWLVMRINKALDKTKRQGASFIGILDIAGFEIFELNSFEQLCINYTNEKLQQLFNHTMFILEQEEYQREGIEWSFIDFGLDLQPCIDLIEKPASPPGILALLDEECWFPKATDKSFVEKVLQEQGTHPKFFKPKKLKDEADFCIIHYAGKVDYKADEWLMKNMDPLNDNVASLLNQSTDKFVCELWKDVDHIVGLDKVSGMSEMPGAFKTRKGMFRTVGQLYKEQLSRLMATLRNTNPNFVRCIIPNHEKKAGKLDPHLVLDQLRCNGVLEGIRICRQGFPNRIVFQEFRQRYEILTPNAIPKGFMDGKQACVLMIKSLELDPNLYRMGQSKVFFRAGVLAHLEEERDMKITDIIISFQAWCRGYVARKAFAKRQQQLTAMKVIQRNCAAYLKLRNWQWWRLFTKVKPLLQVSRQEEEMQAKDEELNKVKEKHVQAEQQLREMEGKHQQLNAEKMALQEQLQAETELCAEAEEMRARLAAKKQELEEILHDLEARVEEEEERASQLATEKKKMQQNITDLEQQLDEEEAARQKLQLEKVTMEAKLKKIEEDVMVLDDQNNKLNKEKKLMEERISEFTTNLAEEEEKSKSLQKLKTKHEAMITDLEDRLRREEKQRQELEKNRRKLEGDFTEIHDQIAELQAQIAELRAQLAKKEEELQAALARIEEEAAQKNLAQKKIREMEAQLSELQEDLELERQARTKAEKHRRDLGEELEALKTELEDTLDSTAAQQELRTKRETEVAQLKKTLDEEAKVHEHQLAEMRQKHSQAFDELNEQLEQAKRNKVSMEKAKQALESERNELAIEMQTLMQGKGESEHRRKKAEAQVQELQLKHSESERQRMELAEKLTKVQAELDNVNSVLSEVEGKSIKAAKDCSAVESQLQDVQELLQEETRQKLSLNTRLRQLEDEQNNLKEQLEEEEEAKRNVEKQLQLAQAQLTELKKKVEQDSGCLDSAEEAKKKLQRDLEGVNQRLEEKCAAFEKLDKTKTRLQQELDDLLVDQDHLRQIVSNLEKKQKKFDQMLAEEKNISARYAEERDRAEAEAREKETRALALTRELEALMEVKEEQDRSSKLLRAEMEDLVSSKDDVGKNVHELEKAKRAMEQQLEEMKTQLEELEDELQATEDAKLRLEVNMQAMKAQYERDLAGRDEMGEEKKRALVKQVREMEMELEDERKQRSAAVAARKKLELDLKELEGGIDLANKNREEALKQLKKLQAQMKDLVRELEDTRLSRDEILTQSKEAEKKLKTMEADMLQMQEELAAAERVKRQAQQERDELQDEINNQASKNAQVAEERRRLEARIAQLEEELEEEQCNTELTNDRLKKAMLQSDQMNVELTAERSTTQRVEGARSQLERQNKELKLKLQELEGTVKSKYKANMAALEAKIAQLEEQLDLETRERQAATKLVRRTEKKLKEVILQVDDERRNTEQYKDQADKLNTRMKQLKRQLEEAEEEAQRANANRRKLQRELEDATESADAMNREVTSLKNKLRRGDLPFNVRRAIPRGVSGVESDEDGEAKSETPEPKPE encoded by the exons ATCGTGAAGACCAGTCCATTCTTTGCAC AGGAGAGTCCGGTGCTGGAAAGACGGAGAACACCAAGAAGGTCATCCAGTACCTGGCTCACGTGGCCTCCTCTCACAAGACCAAGAAAGATCAG AACAGCTCGATCCTGTCACAT GGGGAGCtggagaagcagctgctgcaggctAACCCCATCCTGGAAGCCTTCGGAAACGCCAAGACGGTCAAAAACGACAACTCCTCCAGATTC GGAAAATTCATCAGGATCAACTTTGACGTCAACGGTTACATCGTCGGCGCCAACATTGAAACCT ACTTGCTGGAGAAATCCCGAGCCATTCGTCAGGCCAAAGAAGAGAGGACCTTTCACGTCTTCTACTACCTGCTCACAGGAGCTGGAGACAAACTGCGCA ATGAACTCCTCCTTgaaaactacaacaactaccGTTTCCTTTCCAACGGGAACGTTACAATTCCTGGGCAGCAGGACAAGGATCTGTTTGTAGAGACCATGGAGGCCATGAAGATCATGAGTATCCCAGAGGACGAGCAGATCG GCATGCTGAAGGTGGTGGCTTCTGTGCTGCAGCTCGGGAACATTAGCTTCAAGAAGGAGCGCCACACAGACCAGGCCTCCATGCCTGACAACACAG CTGCCCAGAAGGTGTGCCACCTCATGGGCATGAACGTCACAGACTTCACCAGAGCCATCCTGTCACCCAGGATCAAGGTGGGCAGAGACTATGTGCAGAAGGCCCAGACCCAGGAGCAAGCCGAGTTTGCCGTGGAAGCCTTGGCCAAGGCCACGTATGAGAGGATGTTCCGCTGGCTCGTCATGAGGATCAACAAAGCTCTGGACAAGACCAAGAGACAGGGAGCCTCCTTCATCGGCATCCTGGACATCGCTGGCTTTGAGATCTTTGAG CTCAACTCCTTCGAGCAGCTGTGCATCAACTACACCaatgagaagctgcagcagctcttcaaCCACACCATGTTCATCCTGGAGCAGGAGGAGTACCAGAGGGAGGGCATCGAGTGGAGCTTCATCGACTTCGGCCTTGACCTGCAGCCCTGCATCGACCTCATCGAGAAGCCG GCCAGCCCCCCTGGTATTCTGGCCCTGCTGGATGAGGAGTGCTGGTTTCCCAAAGCCACAGACAAGAGCTTTGTGGAGAAGGTGCTGCAGGAGCAGGGGACACACCCCAAGTTCTTCAAGCCCAAGAAACTGAAGGATGAGGCAGACTTCTGCATCATCCACTACGCTGGAAAG GTGGACTACAAGGCTGACGAGTGGCTGATGAAGAACATGGACCCCTTGAATGACAACGTGGCTTCACTGCTCAATCAGTCCACTGACAAGTTTGTCTGTGAGCTCTGGAAGGACG TTGACCACATCGTGGGTCTGGATAAAGTGTCTGGCATGTCCGAGATGCCCGGTGCCTTTAAGACGCGTAAGGGCATGTTCCGCACGGTGGGCCAGCTCTACAAGGAGCAGCTGTCCAGGCTCATGGCCACTTTGAGGAACACCAACCCCAACTTTGTCCGCTGTATCATCCCTAACCACGAGAAAAAG GCTGGAAAACTGGACCCCCACCTGGTTCTGGACCAGCTGAGGTGCAATGGTGTCCTGGAGGGGATCCGTATCTGCAGACAAGGTTTCCCCAATCGTATCGTCTTCCAGGAGTTCAGACAGAg GTATGAAATCCTCACTCCGAACGCCATCCCCAAGGGCTTCATGGATGGGAAACAGGCCTGTGTGCTGATG ATCAAAAGCCTGGAGCTGGATCCAAACCTGTACCGCATGGGCCAGAGCAAAGTCTTCTTCAGAGCGGGAGTCCTCGCTCACCTCGAGGAGGAGAGGGACATGAAGATCAcagacatcatcatcagtttCCAGGCGTGGTGCAGAGGCTACGTGGCCCGCAA AGCTTTTGCcaaaaggcagcagcagctcactgcAATGAAGGTCATCCAGAGGAACTGTGCCGCTTACCTTAAACTCAGGAACTGGCAGTGGTGGAGACTCTTCACTAAG GTGAAACCTCTGCTGCAGGTCAgcaggcaggaggaggagatgcaGGCCAAGGATGAAGAGCTGAACAAGGTGAAGGAGAAACATGTGcaggcagagcagcagctgcgaGAGATGGAGGGCAAACATCAGCAG CTGAATGCTGAGAAAATGGCTCTGCAGGAGCAGCTCCAGGCAGAGACTGAACTCTGCGCTGAGGCTGAGGAGATGAGAGCCCGTCTGGCTGCCAAGaagcaggagctggaggagatcCTCCACGACCTGGAGGCccgggtggaggaggaggaagagcgaGCTTCTCAGCTGGCGACGGAGAAAAAGAAGATGCAGCAAAATATCACA gacctggagcagcagctggatgagGAAGAGGCAGCCAGACAGAAGCTCCAGCTGGAGAAAGTCACCATGGAGGCCAAGTTGAAGAAGATAGAAGAGGATGTGATGGTTCTCGATGACCAAAACAACAAGCTAAACAAG gagaagaagctgatggaggagaggaTCTCTGAGTTCACCACAAACctagcagaggaggaggagaaatcCAAGAGTCTGCAGAAACTCAAGACCAAACACGAGGCCATGATCACAGACCTGGAGG ACCGTCTGCGCAGAGAGGAAAAGCAGCGCCAGGAGCTGGAAAAGAACCGACGCAAACTTGAGGGCGACTTCACTGAGATACACGACCAGATCGCCGAGCTGCAGGCCCAGATCGCTGAGCTCCGCGCCCAACTAGCCAAGAAGGAGGAAGAACTCCAAGCAGCTTTGGCCAG GATCGAGGAGGAGGCAGCGCAGAAGAACCTGGCCCAGAAAAAGATCCGGGAGATGGAGGCGCAGCTCTCTGAACTGCAGGAGGATTTGGAGCTGGAGAGGCAGGCTCGCACCAAGGCAGAGAAACACCGCAGGGACCTTggagaggagctggaggccCTCAAGACCGAACTGGAGGACACTCTGGACTCCACAGCTGCTCAGCAAGAGCTCAG AACCAAGCGTGAGACAGAGGTGGCACAGCTTAAAAAGACTCTGGATGAAGAGGCCAAAGTCCACGAACACCAGCTGGCTGagatgagacagaaacacagccaGGCCTTCGACGAGCTCAATGAGCAGCTGGAGCAGGCTAAGAGG AACAAAGTGTCGATGGAGAAGGCCAAGCAGGCTCTGGAGTCGGAGAGGAACGAGCTGGCCATTGAGATGCAGACGCTGATGCAGGGTAAAGGAGAATCAGAGCATCGCAGGAAAAAGGCCGAAGCTCAGGTCCAGGAGCTGCAGCTCAAACACTCAGAGAGTGAACGCCAGAGGATGGAGCTGGCTGAGAAACTGACCAAAGTGCAG GCTGAGCTGGATAATGTCAACAGCGTGCTGAGCGAGGTCGAGGGCAAGTCCATCAAGGCAGCTAAAGACTGCTCTGCTGTGGAGTCGCAACTGCAGGATGTTCAG GAACTGCTCCAGGAGGAGACGAGACAGAAGCTGTCACTCAACACACGTCTTCGGCAGCTGGAGGACGAACAGAACAACCTGAAAGAAcagctggaggaagaagaagaggccAAGAGGAACGTGGAGAAGCAGCTTCAGCTGGCACAGGCTCAG CTCACTGAACTGAAGAAGAAGGTGGAGCAGGATTCCGGTTGTCTGGACTCTGCTGAGGAGGCAAAAAAGAAGCTTCAGAGGGACCTGGAGGGAGTGAATCAGCGTCTGGAGGAGAAGTGTGCTGCCTTTGAGAAGCTCGACAAGACAAAGACACGTCTCCAGCAAGAGCTGGACGACCTGCTGGTGGACCAGGACCACCTCCGGCAGATTGTCTCCAACCtggagaagaagcagaagaagttTGACCAG ATGCTGGCCGAGGAGAAGAACATCTCCGCCCGCTATGCAGAGGAACGTGACCGTGCTGAAGCTGAGGCTCGTGAGAAGGAGACCCGGGCTCTGGCTCTGACCCGTGAGTTGGAGGCTCTGATGGAGGTCAAAGAAGAACAGGATCGCAGCAGCAAACTGCTGAGGGCTGAAATGGAGGACCTGGTGTCCTCTAAGGATGATGTTGGAAAGAAT GTCCACGAACTGGAGAAGGCCAAACGTGCgatggagcagcagctggaggagatgaagactcagctggaggagctggaggacgaGCTGCAGGCTACAGAAGATGCCAAGCTGCGTCTGGAGGTCAACATGCAGGCCATGAAGGCGCAGTATGAGAGAGACCTGGCAGGACGTGATGAGATGGgcgaggagaagaagagggctCTGGTCAAACAG GTGcgggagatggagatggagctgGAGGATGAGAGGAAGCAGCGTTCTGCCGCCGTGGCCGCTCGCAAGAAGCTGGAGTTGGATCTGAAGGAGCTGGAAGGAGGCATTGACCTGGCCAACAAGAACCGCGAAGAGGCCctgaaacagctgaagaaaCTCCAA gCTCAGATGAAGGATCTTGTCCGGGAGCTGGAAGACACTCGTTTGTCCAGAGATGAGATCCTGACACAGAGCAAAGAGGCTGAGAAGAAGCTGAAGACCATGGAGGCAGACATGCTCCAGATGCAGGAG GAGTTGGCAGCTGCCGAGCGAGTGAAGCGACAGGCCcagcaggagagagatgaaCTGCAGGATGAGATTAACAACCAGGCCAGCAAGAA CGCTCAGGttgcagaggagaggaggcggCTGGAGGCTCGTATCgctcagctggaggaggagctggaggaggagcagtgCAACACGGAGCTGACCAACGACAGGCTGAAGAAAGCGATGCTGCAG TCCGACCAGATGAACGTGGAGCTGACGGCAGAGCGCAGCACCACCCAGCGTGTGGAGGGAGCTCGTTCTCAGCTGGAGCGACAGAACAAGGAGCTGAAACTGAagctgcaggagctggaggGAACCGTCAAGTCCAAGTACAAGGCCAACATGGCCGCCCTGGAGGCCAAGATCgctcagctggaggagcagctggacCTGGAGACCAG GGAGCGGCAGGCTGCCACCAAGCTTGTGAGACGCacagagaagaagctgaaaGAGGTCATCCTGCAGGTGGACGACGAGAGACGCAACACAGAGCAGTACAAAGACCAG GCCGACAAGTTGAACACTCGCATGAAGCAGCTCAAGCGTCAGCTGGAGGAGGCTGAGGAAGAGGCTCAGAGAGCCAACGCCAACCGGAGGAAGCTGCAGAGGGAGCTGGAGGACGCCACGGAGTCGGCAGACGCCATGAACCGTGAAGTGACCAGCCTCAAGAACAAACTCAG GCGTGGAGATCTCCCCTTCAATGTGCGCCGCGCCATACCCCGTGGCGTCAGTGGCGTCGAGAGCGACGAGGACGGCGAGGCTAAGAGCGAGACCCCCGAACCCAAACCTGAGTGA